Proteins encoded in a region of the Sparus aurata chromosome 6, fSpaAur1.1, whole genome shotgun sequence genome:
- the LOC115583295 gene encoding proline-rich receptor-like protein kinase PERK13 → MDTEDAKDALVTIKRIYESLLNVTMAVEPPTRMTPAENSEAPPLDHDVFPSDTAADPALDSVPSPLLTSESDTEFTLELVPVSSLTPLVSLSHVPPVPSTSHSSPTSLTPPVSSFTPLVSLSHVPPVPSTSHSSPPP, encoded by the exons ATGGACACAGAAGATGCAAAAGATGCCCTTGTCACAATAAAGAGGATTTATGAAAGTCTTCTTAACG TGACTATGGCAGTTGAACCACCAACCAGGATGACTCCAGCAGAAAACAGTGAGGCTCCACCATTGGACCACGATGTCTTCCCCTCTGACACTGCAGCTGACCCAGCATTGGATTCAGTGCCCTCACCTCTGCTGACCTCAGAGTCTGACACTGAATTCACTCTTGAACTCGTGCCTGTGTCTTCCTTGACCCCTCTCGTGTCCTTGTCCCACGTTCCTCCTGTGCCCTCTACCTCTcattcctcccccacctccctgacTCCTCCTGTGTCTTCCTTCACCCCTCTCGTGTCCTTGTCCCACGTTCCTCCTGTGCCCTCTACCTCTCATTCCTCCCCACCTCCCTGA